Proteins from a genomic interval of Paraburkholderia sp. FT54:
- a CDS encoding fumarylacetoacetate hydrolase family protein produces MKLLRYGLMGQERPGILDSMGNIRALRPIVRDIDATVLSPEGLRFLSALDVSKLPLVSNPGRLGSPIGAVREIIAIGLNYREHAKESGLPIPSEPVVFGKSTSSISGPDDDILLPPGSKKTDWEIELGIVIGAVARRVTKEVARKYVAGYCMVNDVSERAWQIERGGQWGKGKSFDTFTPVGPWLVTGDELDPNALDLNLQVNGRTCQQGNTSDLIFDVDAVVSYVSQFMTLMPGDLIITGTPAGVGLGMKPPKYLADGDVIDMSMTGLGTQRHAVIKAL; encoded by the coding sequence ATGAAACTTTTGCGTTACGGCCTAATGGGTCAGGAACGTCCAGGAATCCTTGATTCGATGGGAAACATCCGTGCCTTACGCCCAATCGTGCGTGACATTGATGCCACCGTGCTTTCGCCTGAGGGCCTGCGATTCCTCTCGGCGCTCGACGTCAGCAAGCTGCCGTTGGTAAGCAATCCCGGCCGACTGGGTTCGCCGATCGGGGCGGTGCGCGAAATAATCGCTATCGGCCTGAATTATCGGGAGCACGCGAAGGAGTCGGGGCTGCCGATTCCTTCCGAGCCAGTGGTGTTCGGCAAATCAACCTCATCCATCAGCGGCCCGGACGACGACATCCTGTTGCCACCCGGGTCGAAGAAAACCGATTGGGAAATCGAGTTGGGTATCGTTATCGGAGCGGTTGCCAGGCGTGTCACCAAAGAGGTCGCGCGGAAATACGTAGCGGGCTACTGTATGGTCAACGATGTGTCCGAACGGGCCTGGCAGATCGAGCGCGGCGGCCAATGGGGTAAAGGCAAGAGCTTCGACACCTTTACTCCGGTCGGACCGTGGCTTGTCACTGGCGACGAACTCGACCCGAATGCGCTCGACCTCAACTTGCAGGTGAATGGCCGGACGTGCCAACAGGGCAATACATCGGACCTGATCTTCGATGTTGATGCAGTGGTGAGCTACGTCAGTCAGTTCATGACCTTGATGCCCGGCGACCTGATCATTACCGGCACTCCAGCCGGTGTGGGACTGGGTATGAAGCCGCCCAAATACCTCGCAGACGGCGATGTGATTGACATGAGCATGACAGGCCTTGGCACGCAACGGCATGCAGTCATAAAAGCGCTCTGA
- a CDS encoding polysaccharide deacetylase family protein, whose product MKKITLTFDNGPTPGVTGKVLDILARRSLDATFMVVGQNLFDPSAAALLDEVSAAGHWIGNHSLTHTVAFGERRDAEYVEHEIGETQRLLGCHAHSRRFFRPFGNNGLLGPHLLCEAALTYLLRNRYTSVLWNSVPHDWDDQASWVERCLADVARQDWTVAVLHDIANASLARLPELLDRLDDAGVEFTQEFPEEVIVTRDGEPVSLLDTYVAERNLPAAN is encoded by the coding sequence GTGAAAAAGATAACTCTGACGTTTGACAACGGGCCGACACCAGGCGTAACGGGCAAGGTTCTCGACATCCTTGCGAGAAGGAGCCTTGATGCAACTTTCATGGTAGTAGGGCAAAACCTATTTGATCCGTCGGCCGCTGCGCTGCTCGATGAAGTCAGCGCAGCGGGGCATTGGATCGGCAATCACTCGCTCACGCACACGGTCGCGTTCGGCGAGCGGCGCGACGCAGAGTACGTCGAACACGAGATCGGCGAGACGCAGCGGTTGCTCGGTTGCCACGCGCACTCAAGGCGCTTTTTCCGGCCATTCGGGAACAACGGTTTGCTCGGTCCGCATTTGCTGTGCGAAGCCGCGCTGACTTACCTGCTGCGCAATCGGTACACAAGCGTGTTGTGGAACAGCGTGCCGCACGATTGGGACGACCAGGCCAGCTGGGTCGAGCGTTGCCTGGCGGACGTCGCCCGGCAGGACTGGACGGTGGCTGTGCTTCACGACATCGCTAACGCTTCGCTCGCGAGGTTGCCCGAATTGCTGGATCGGCTCGACGATGCCGGCGTGGAGTTCACCCAGGAGTTTCCGGAGGAGGTAATCGTGACCCGCGATGGCGAGCCGGTTTCCCTTTTGGACACCTACGTCGCGGAGCGCAATCTGCCGGCGGCGAACTGA